A stretch of DNA from Promicromonospora sukumoe:
GCACGCGGTCGAACGGGGTGAACCCCGCGCGCACCATGGCCCGGACCTGCTGTCTGACGTACCTCAGCTGATCGCCGTCGGACGGCGGCGCCACGTTCATCTCGGTCACGGCGGCGACTGTAGTCGGCGCCACCGACACGGCAGACGATCACGAACGGCTCGACCACCGGTAGGTGTCAGTAGCTGTCTCTACCGTGTGCGACGTGATGACGGACGAGCAGAGCATCCTGGACCTCTTCGACCGGGCCGCGGCCGAGCATCAGTTCCCCGACCTCGATCACGTCTACGAGTACCTGATCGACTGCCGCCTGCACGCGTTCGCCGACGCGACCCGATGGGCTCTGGTGGTCGAGAAGGTCGCCTACACCCCGCGTGGTGGTGCGGTGCGCGACGTCGTCCATGTCTTCGACAACGCGGGTCCGGGTGCAGCACCACGGTGGCGATCCGAGATCGGCACCTTCGACCGCGTCGAGAACTGGGACGAGATCGAAGACGAGTGGGAGCCGGAGGTGTTCGCGGGTTCCGCCCCTGTCCGGGTCCGCGGGCGTGACCTGGACGTCACGCAACCAGCCGGAGCCGGCCTCGTCGACGTCTTCCGGGGCCTGGTCCCCCAGCACCGCGATCTGCTGCTCTGCGACGAGGAGGAGCTGGGTTGGCTCGTCCCCGGCGAACTGCCACGCCTGCTGGTGATCGACGCCTGGTACCAGCCCGACCTGTTCCGGACCATCCCGTCGCAGTGCGAGACCTACGTCCAGCTCGCCCGGGTCCTGGCGACCGGCGCGGTCGACGCCTACCGGCCGACCCACGCGCCGAACACGCACTGGTCACGGTGGCCCGGGTCCGGATCGCTCTGAGCCGCGGGTACGACAGAGGCCCGGGTCCGCAGCGTTCTGCGGACCCGGGCCTCTGTCAGCCGTACCTGGTGACTGACTTCCGACCAGAGGTCAGAAGTCCCAGTCGTCGTCCTCGGTCTCCACGGCCTTGCCGATCACGTACGACGAGCCCGACCCCGAGAAGAAGTCGTGGTTCTCGTCCGCGTTCGGCGACAGCGCCGCGAGGATCGCGGGGTTGACGTCGGTGTCCTCCTTGGGGAACAGCGCCTCGTAGCCCAGGTTCATCAGGGCCTTGTTGCCGTTGTACCGCAGGAACTTCTTGACGTCCTCGGTCAGCCCCAGCTCGCCGTAGAGCGAGTCGGTGTAC
This window harbors:
- a CDS encoding DUF7003 family protein — encoded protein: MTDEQSILDLFDRAAAEHQFPDLDHVYEYLIDCRLHAFADATRWALVVEKVAYTPRGGAVRDVVHVFDNAGPGAAPRWRSEIGTFDRVENWDEIEDEWEPEVFAGSAPVRVRGRDLDVTQPAGAGLVDVFRGLVPQHRDLLLCDEEELGWLVPGELPRLLVIDAWYQPDLFRTIPSQCETYVQLARVLATGAVDAYRPTHAPNTHWSRWPGSGSL